CAGCGACAGCGAGACGTTCAAACGTTGATTTCAATCTCGTCCCCAGGGCCCGCCAGCCAATGGCAGGGCCGCCGGAAGTCGTTgggagccaatcagagcagacataCGTGTCGTCACTTCCTCCGTCAGTTTCGCCTATCGGTTCAGCGGGCTAGTGAGCTAGTAGCCAGCTAGTTGCTACTATGATCGCGTAATGGTTTCTAGCATTAGGAGAGCGAATCTAAAATGAACACGAGGCGGTTTACGTCTGACTGAGCCTTCTTCAACAACTCACCAGTCTCGAATCCAACAAAGTCTGAACAGTGAGTCGCCTGGACTACAGTGAGTCACCACTCGAACCATGGCGAGTGCAGCAAGTACCAACCTGAACGCAGTCCGGGACACGATGGACGGTAATCACATATAGTCACTTCTGTTTGGACTCTGACACCGAACTTCACGTGTTGCTCACAAGTGGAAAACGACATCCATCAGAAATCCACATGGTTGTAATCTGTTCCATTTTCCTCCGACAGTGCTGCTGGAGATCTCCCGGCTGCTGAACACCGGGCTGGACCTGGAGTCCCTGTCCATCTGCGTGAGGCTGTGCGAGCAGGGGATCAACCCCGAGGCCCTGTCCGCGGTCATCAGAGAGCTCCGGAAGGCGTCCGAGTCCCTCAAGGTACAGACCAGagctacagacagactgtaggtacagacagacagacagactgtaggtacagacagacagacagacagagtgtaggtacagacagacagacagactgtagctacagacagacagacagacagacagagtgtaggtacagacagacagacagactgtaggtacagac
The sequence above is a segment of the Scophthalmus maximus strain ysfricsl-2021 chromosome 10, ASM2237912v1, whole genome shotgun sequence genome. Coding sequences within it:
- the mzt1 gene encoding mitotic-spindle organizing protein 1; translated protein: MASAASTNLNAVRDTMDVLLEISRLLNTGLDLESLSICVRLCEQGINPEALSAVIRELRKASESLKASENCTN